The proteins below come from a single Carassius carassius chromosome 11, fCarCar2.1, whole genome shotgun sequence genomic window:
- the LOC132153122 gene encoding asparagine synthetase domain-containing protein 1-like codes for MCGICCVVSLTTAHNPLDKHVHENLKHRGPNSSWDITEPISNGSLVFSAHVLHMRGCLTPQPLQDDNGNMLLWNGEVFGGLRVEQGENDTKVVLHHLSMAQSASDMLSLLSQLRGPWAFIYYQKVERCVWFGRDFFGRRSLLWKFDPEGTSFTLSSVASLPVDDIQSQWEEVPPSGVYRFDLKDSSPLGPFVFEFFPWVFHSGEEPNESPELKCVGLPRSVTVNSSGLYLSSPICPMNISISSFTTERDQNVSQTSVENLKGFLTNSKKKAVVSTLIDILSEAVRKRVQYLPAQDEMAIPNHMKADIAILFSGGIDSMILAVLADRHIPADKPIDLLNVAFKIQERKVPPKSLKKGKNKKKGCDADEMQSDQQSFNCFDVPDRLTGRAGLQELKKLSPKRKWNFIEINITQEELKEMRQKCICHLVHPLDTVLDDSLGCAVWFAARGIGVINEGIEELYTSEAKVVLTGIGADEQLAGYSRHRVRYKNSGLEGLVKELAMELGRISSRNLGRDDRIIGDHGKEARFPYLDEDVVSFLNGLPVSEKADLSLSRGVGEKLLLRLAAIELGLGLSALLPKRAMQFGSRIAKLEDNHEKASDKCKRLFTT; via the exons ATGTGTGGTATCTGCTGCGTGGTCAGTTTGACCACAGCGCATAATCCCCTGGACAAGCATGTCCATGAAAATCTCAAGCACAGAGGGCCCAACTCTAGCTGGGACATTACAGAGCCAATCTCAAACGGCAGTTTAGTTTTCTCTGCACATGTGCTTCACATGAGAGGATGCTTGACACCTCAGCCTCTTCAAGATGACAATGGAAACATGCTTCTCTGGAACGGAGAGGTATTTGGTGGTCTGAGAGTAGAACAGGGAGAAAATGACACCAAAGTTGTTCTCCATCACCTGTCAATGGCGCAAAGTGCCTCAGATATGCTATCTTTACTATCGCAACTCAGAGGACCATGGGCCTTTATATATTACCAAAAAGTAGAGCGCTGTGTCTGGTTTGGGAGAGATTTTTTTGGAAGAAGAAGTCTGCTTTGGAAATTCGATCCTGAAGGAACATCTTTCACACTTTCATCAGTTGCTTCCCTGCCAGTAGATGATATTCAGTCCCAATGGGAGGAAGTACCACCTAGTGGAGTGTACCGATTTGACCTTAAAGACTCTTCACCTTTAGGTCCATTTGTATTTGAATTTTTTCCATGGGTTTTCCACAGTGGTGAAGAGCCAAATGAAAGCCCGGAATTGAAATGCGTAGGTCTTCCCAGATCTGTCACTGTAAATAGTTCTGGACTTTACCTAAGTTCTCCTATTTGTCCAATGAATATTTCCATTTCGTCATTTACAACTGAACGAGATCAGAATGTTTCTCAAACCTCTGTTGAAAATCTGAAAGGATTTTTAACAAACTCTAAAAAGAAAGCAGTGGTTAGCACGCTCATTGATATTCTAAGTGAGGCAGTCCGTAAGAGAGTACAGTACCTACCTGCTCAAGATGAAATGGCGATCCCCAATCATATGAAAGCTGATATTGCCATTCTTTTTTCTGGGGGAATTGATTCAATGATATTAGCTGTCCTTGCTGATAGGCACATCCCTGCAGACAAACCCATTGACCTGCTCAATGTTGCTTTCAAAATCCAAGAACGAAAAGTGCCTCCCAAGTCTTTGAAGAAAGGGAAAAATAAGAAGAAAGGCTGTGATGCTGATGAAATGCAATCGGATCAACAGAGCTTTAACTGCTTTGATGTGCCAGACAGATTAACCGGTAGAGCTGGTCTGCAAGAACTAAAAAAACTCAGTCCAAAGCGCAAGTGGAACTTTATCGAAATTAACATAACTCAAGAGGAGCTTAAAGAAATGCGACAGAAATGCATCTGTCATTTGGTGCACCCTTTGGACACTGTTCTGGATGATAGCCTCGGATGTGCCGTCTGGTTTGCCGCCAGAGGAATTGGCGTCATAAATGAGGGCATAGAAGAACTTTATACTTCAGAAGCAAAG GTGGTTTTGACTGGCATCGGAGCAGATGAACAGCTGGCGGGATACTCCAGACACAGGGTGCGGTATAAGAACTCAGGACTGGAAGGACTCGTCAAAGAGCTGGCCATGGAATTGGGACGAATATCCTCAAGAAATCTTGGAAGGGATGACCGAATCATTGGGGACCATGGAAAAGAGGCCAG ATTCCCGTACTTGGATGAAGATGTAGTCAGTTTCCTTAACGGACTACCTGTGTCTGAGAAGGCTGACTTGTCTCTATCTAGAGGAGTCGGAGAAAAGCTGTTACTGAGGTTGGCGGCTATTGAGTTGGGATTGGGACTCTCTGCTCTCTTGCCTAAGAGAGCCATGCAGTTCGGCTCCAGAATTGCTAAATTAGAGGACAACCATGAAAAGGCCTCGGATAAGTGCAAAAGGCTTTTCACCACCTAA
- the LOC132153290 gene encoding ASNSD1 upstream open reading frame protein-like, with the protein MSSEPGAKEDRAQKEELNKKIKEQKIVVDELSNLKKNRRVYTLQPNSNIFFLADKGETLSTCKEDLDNMRKEYRDI; encoded by the exons atgtcctCTGAACCTGGCGCAAAGGAAGATCGTGCACAAAAAGAGGAGCTGAACAAGAAG ATAAAAGAGCAAAAGATTGTCGTTGATGAGTTGAGCAATTTGAAGAAAAACAGG AGAGTTTACACCCTGCAGCCCAACAGCAATATATTCTTCCTGGCAGACAAAGGAGAGACCCTTAGCACTTGTAAAG AGGATCTGGATAATATGAGAAAAGAATATCGAGATATATAG